GTGCGGTGGTCGGGGCCAGCAGGGCAAGGCCGGCCGCGGCCAGCGTCAGCGACTGGACGCGCACGATACGGACCCTCTCGTGGGGGCATTGACGGACACGCGGAACAATCTGGTGTCGATCACGCCCCGGGGCCACCCCGAGGGGGCCGTACGGAGCACGAGGAGCATCCTCGGGGAGCCCGACGGTGCGACAGAGGGCCGGGGGCCCGGACGCCGTTTCGGCTCCGGGCCCCGGGCCACTTTGCCGGCGCGGGATCAGCGACGACAGCGGCCCGCGCCACCGGCTTGAACTCACCGGTGCTCAGGGTGAGTTCAGCCGTGAGGAACTTCAGCATACGTAACGTCCGGAAGCGGTCGCCGAGGGCGGCCCCGCACATCCGCCCTCTTGATGTGTGCGCACCACCACGCCATATTGGTCCGGACCATTGCCGCCGTGCCGGGCCGGGAGGCGAAGCCGTGCGACGCGTTGTGCTGTGGGTTGTGGTGTGCGGCCTGGTGGCGGCCCTGTGCTGCGGGTGCGCGGGCGGGAGCGGGGGCGGCGACGACGGACGGGCGCCGGGCGCCCCGACCGGGGTCACCGCGGAGGCCGGGAGCGCGACGAGCGTGCACGTCATGTGGAACGCCGTCGCCGCGGACCCCGCGGTCAGCGCCTACGAGGTGTACCGCGGAACCGACAAGGTCCAGGAGGTGCCCGGCTCCTCGCACATGCTGGACGTCGTCCGCCTCGCGCCGTCGACCACGTACGTCTTCACCGTGCGGGCCCGCGACGGCGACGGGCGGCTCGGTCCGCGCAGCCGGGAGGTGCGGGCCACGACACCGGCGGCCGCCGCGGCGGACCGCTCGCCGCCGACCCCGCCGGGCGCGGTGACCGGCCGGGCGGCCGGGAGCCGGGCCGTCCAGCTCTCCTGGACGGCGTCTACGGACGACCGGAAGGTGGTGTCCTACGACGTCTACCAGGGCGGCGTGCGGATCCACAGCGTCGGCGGGGGCCAGACGGCGACGGTCGTCACGGGACTGCGCCCCGGGGCGCGCTACTCGTTCACCGTCCGGGCCCGGGACGCGGCCGACAACGTCTCGCCCGCCGGTGCGCCCGTGCGCCTGACCACCGCGCCGGGTGACGACGAGGGGGCGGAGACCGCGCCGACCGACTTCCGGGCGAGCTCCCACCTCGCCGACGGGTCGTACTACCTCGACCTGTCGTGGGTGCCGCCCCGGGTGGACGGTGTCGTCACGGAGTACCAGATCCAGCTCGACGGGCGGCCGGCCACCTCTCTGGTGTGGGGCGGGACCCCGCCCCGGGGAAGGGCGACGTACAGCTTCTACGTGGGGCGGGAGGCAGGGGCCGGACACCGGGTGCGACTGCGGGCCCGGCTGCCGGACGGCACCTGGGGCGCGTTCTCGGCGGAGCGGACGGTGACGACGGCGCGGCGGTGAGAGTCCGTGCCGACGGGGCCGCCGACCGGGCCACGGCTCGGGGCCGCGGCCCAGCCGCCCGTCGGGCCGCCACTCGCGCCGCGGGGCGCGGCCACAAGCCAGGCGCCCATCGAGCCACCCCTCGCGCCGCAGGTCGCGCCGTGGCCGGGCCACAGGTCGCGCCGTGGCCGGGCCGTGGCCGGGCCACCGACCGGGCCACGGCTCAGGCCCGCGGCCCAGCCGCCCGACGGGCCGCCACTCGCGCCGCGGGGCGCGGCCACAAGCCAGGCGCCCATCGAGCCACCCCTCGCGCCGCAGGTCGCGCCACAGGTCGCGCCACGGCCGGGCCACCGACCGGGCCATGAGTCGGGGCCGCGGCCCAGCCGCCCGTCGGGCCGCCACTCGCGCCGCAGGTCGCGCCACGGCCGGGCCGCCGGCCGGGCCAGGGCTCGTGGCCACGACCCACCCGCCCATCGAGCCACCGCTCGCGCCGCGGGGCGGGCCACGGCCGGGGCGCCGGTCGGGGCGGTCCTCCGGGCACGGTCGGCCGCAGGTCGAGGAGGTGGTCGGCATGGGCCGTCCGAAGGAATCCGTCACCTGGCCGGTGGCCGTCCGCATGCGGGGCGGGGCCGGGGCGCGTTGGCTGCCCGTGAGGCAGCACGGGCGTACCCGACCTTCGGCGGCGCAAGGGATGTACCGCCAACCGTGCCGCCGCCGGAGGACATCCGATGCGCACTTCCCGTTTCCTCGTCCGCTCAGGGCTGACCGTGGCAGCCGCCGCCGCTCTGCCGCTCACCCTCACCGCCCAGCCGGCCGTGGCCCGGGTTTCGGGCATCTCCGTGAGCACGACCGGCTCCACGGTGTCGGTCGTGACCAGCGCCTGCGCCCAGATCAACGGCAGCTGGGGCACGGCGGCGCTGCTCGGCAGCGCCCAGGCGAGTTTCGCCCAGGGGCGCCAGGTCGCCCTGTCCGGGACCGCCGCCGGCCAGTCCGCCGCCTGGTCCGGCGTCTCCCCGGGCACGTACACCGTGGTCGTCATGTGCTCCAACGGCAGCACCGCGGGCACCCAGTCGGTGATCGTCTCGACCCCGGCCCCGAGGGTCACGGCGACCCCCACGGCCTCGCCCTCGCGGGGCGTCATGGGAGGCCTCGGCGGCGCGGCCCGCGACTACGGCCCCATCGCCATGGGGGTGGGCGGGGCACTGGTGGGGACGGGCGTCATCGCGGCGGCCTGGTTCCTGCGCCGGCGCTCGAAGCCGTACCGGCTCTAAGCGGTCCCTTCCCCCACCACGGGCAGTTCCTCGAGGGCCTCGGTGAGCCACTGCGTCCAGAAGGTCTCCAGCTCGATGCCCGCGCGCAGGACCAGGTGCTGAAGCCTGGCCTGCGCGCTGTCGTCGCCGGGCGGGAAGTCGCGTTTCTCGATCTCCTCGTACTCGGCCAACTGCCGCCGGTGCAGGTCGAGATGGCGGCGCAGGTCGGCCTCGAGGCCCGCGGTGCCGACGACCGCCGCGGCGCGCAGCCGCAGCAGCATGGCGTCGCGGTGCGGCTTCGGGTCCTGGGCGGCCGCCGTCCACCGGGCGAGTTCGGCGCGTCCCGTGGGCAGCACCTCGTAGGCCTTCTTCTGCCCGCGGGCAGGCGCCTGGGTCGGCAGGGCCCGGATGTGCCCCTCGGACTCCAGTTTTCCCAGCTCGCGATAGATCTGCTGGTGCGTGGCCGACCAGAAGTAGCCGATCGACCGGTCGAACCGGCGGGTCAGATCCAGCCCCGACGAGGGCCTCTCGAGCAGGGCGGTGAGGATCGCGTGCGGGAGTGACATGCAGTCATCCTAGGGAGGCGCCGGCCGGGTCCTACAGCGCCGCCGCCAGTTCCGTGCCCTGCTGGATGGCGCGCTTGGCGTCGAGTTCGGCGGCGACGTCGGCACCCCCGATGAGATGCACGTTTCCGCCGTCGGCGACCAGCGCCTCGTACAGGTCCCGGCGCGGGTCCTGACCCGTGCACAGCACGATGGTGTCGACCTCCAGGAGCGTGCTCTGCTCACCGACGGTGAGGTGCAGCCCGGCGTCGTCGATCCGGTCGTAGCGCACCCCGGGGACCATCGTGACGCCCCGGTGCTTGAGCTCGGTGCGGTGGATCCAGCCGGTGGTCTTGCCGAGGCCCGCGCCGACCTTGCCGGTCTTGCGCTGGAGGAGATGGACCGTGCGCGGCGGGGCGGGGCGCTCGGGGGCGGTGAGACCGCCGGGGCCCTGGTAGTCCATGTCTACGCCCCACTGGCGGAAGTAGGCCGCCGGGTCCTCGCTCGCCTTGTCGCCGCCGTCGGTGAGGAACTCGGCGACGTCGAAGCCGATGCCGCCCGCGCCGAGGATCGCGACGCGGTCGCCGACGGGCGCGCCGTCGCGCAGGACGTCGAGATAGCCGACGACGCTCGGGTGGTCGACGCCGGGGATGTCGGGGGTGCGGGGGCTGACGCCGGTGGCGACGACGACCTCGTCGTAGTGGGCCAGGTCCTCCGCGGCGACGTGCGTGTCGAGCCGTACGTCCACGCCGTGCGCGTCGAGCTGGTGGCGGAAGTAGCGCAGCGTCTCGTCGAACTCCTGCTTGCCGGGGACCTTGCGGGCCACGTTGAGCTGGCCGCCGACCTCGCTCGCGGCGTCGAAGAGAGTGACGTCATGGCCGCGTTCGGCCGCCGAGACCGCGCAGGCGAGTCCGGCCGGGCCGGCGCCCACCACCGCGACCCGCTTGCGCAGCCGGGTCGGGGCGAGGACCAGCTCGGTCTCGTGGCAGGCGCGCGGATTGACCAGGCAGGAGGTGATCTTTCCGCTGAAGGTGTGGTCGAGGCAGGCCTGGTTGCAGCCGATGCAGGTGTTGATGGCCTCGGGCCGACCGGCCGCGGCCTTGGCCACGAACTCGGGGTCGGCGAGCATCGGACGGGCCATCGACACCATGTCCGCGCAGCCGTCGGCGAGCAGTTCCTCGGCGAGTTCGGGGGTGTTGATGCGGTTGGTGGTGACGAGCGGGACGGAGACCGCGCCCATGAGCTTCTTCGTCACCCAGGTGTAGGCGCCGCGCGGCACGGAGGTGGCGATGGTGGGGATGCGCGCCTCGTGCCAGCCGATGCCGGTGTTGATGATGGTGGCGCCGGCCGACTCGACGGCCTTCGCGAGGGTGACGACCTCGTCGAGGGTCGAGCCGCCGGGCACCAGGTCCAGCATGGACAGCCGGTAGATGACGATGAAGTCCTCGCCGACCGCCTCGCGCACCCGCCGGACGATCTCGACGGGGAACCGCATCCGGTTCTCGTACGAGCCGCCCCAGCGGTCGGTGCGGTGGTTGGTCGGGGCGGCGATGAACTCGTTGATGAGGTAGCCCTCGGAGCCCATGATCTCGACGCCGTCGTAGCCGGCCCGCCGCGCGAGGCGGGCGGCGCGGACGTAGTCGTCGATCGTGCGCTCGACGTCGGCGTCGGTCAGCTCGCGGGGCGGGAAGGGGCTGATCGGCGCCTGGAGCGGGCTGGGGGCGACCAGGTCCTGGTGGTAGGCGTACCGGCCGAAGTGCAGGATCTGCATCGCGATGCGGCCGCCCTCGCGGTGCACGGCGTCGGTGATCTCCCGGTGCTGCTCGGCCTCCGCCTCCGTGGTGAGCTTCGCGCCCCCCTCGTAGGGCCGGCCCTCGTCGTTGGGGGCGATGCCGCCGGTGACGATGAGGCCCACTCCTCCGCGTGCCCGGGCGGCGTAGAACGCGGCCATGCGCTCGAAGCCGCGCTCGGCCTCCTCGAGGCCTACGTGCATCGAGCCCATCAGGACGCGGTTGGGCAGCGTGGTGAAGCCCAGGTCGAGCGGGCTCAGCAGGTGCGGGTAACGGCTCATGACAGCCCTCCGTGCGCGGTGTCTTCCCTCCAGTTCTAGAGGACCGCGCACGGTTTATG
The sequence above is a segment of the Streptomyces asoensis genome. Coding sequences within it:
- a CDS encoding fibronectin type III domain-containing protein, coding for MRRVVLWVVVCGLVAALCCGCAGGSGGGDDGRAPGAPTGVTAEAGSATSVHVMWNAVAADPAVSAYEVYRGTDKVQEVPGSSHMLDVVRLAPSTTYVFTVRARDGDGRLGPRSREVRATTPAAAAADRSPPTPPGAVTGRAAGSRAVQLSWTASTDDRKVVSYDVYQGGVRIHSVGGGQTATVVTGLRPGARYSFTVRARDAADNVSPAGAPVRLTTAPGDDEGAETAPTDFRASSHLADGSYYLDLSWVPPRVDGVVTEYQIQLDGRPATSLVWGGTPPRGRATYSFYVGREAGAGHRVRLRARLPDGTWGAFSAERTVTTARR
- a CDS encoding PadR family transcriptional regulator; this encodes MSLPHAILTALLERPSSGLDLTRRFDRSIGYFWSATHQQIYRELGKLESEGHIRALPTQAPARGQKKAYEVLPTGRAELARWTAAAQDPKPHRDAMLLRLRAAAVVGTAGLEADLRRHLDLHRRQLAEYEEIEKRDFPPGDDSAQARLQHLVLRAGIELETFWTQWLTEALEELPVVGEGTA
- a CDS encoding NADPH-dependent 2,4-dienoyl-CoA reductase, encoding MSRYPHLLSPLDLGFTTLPNRVLMGSMHVGLEEAERGFERMAAFYAARARGGVGLIVTGGIAPNDEGRPYEGGAKLTTEAEAEQHREITDAVHREGGRIAMQILHFGRYAYHQDLVAPSPLQAPISPFPPRELTDADVERTIDDYVRAARLARRAGYDGVEIMGSEGYLINEFIAAPTNHRTDRWGGSYENRMRFPVEIVRRVREAVGEDFIVIYRLSMLDLVPGGSTLDEVVTLAKAVESAGATIINTGIGWHEARIPTIATSVPRGAYTWVTKKLMGAVSVPLVTTNRINTPELAEELLADGCADMVSMARPMLADPEFVAKAAAGRPEAINTCIGCNQACLDHTFSGKITSCLVNPRACHETELVLAPTRLRKRVAVVGAGPAGLACAVSAAERGHDVTLFDAASEVGGQLNVARKVPGKQEFDETLRYFRHQLDAHGVDVRLDTHVAAEDLAHYDEVVVATGVSPRTPDIPGVDHPSVVGYLDVLRDGAPVGDRVAILGAGGIGFDVAEFLTDGGDKASEDPAAYFRQWGVDMDYQGPGGLTAPERPAPPRTVHLLQRKTGKVGAGLGKTTGWIHRTELKHRGVTMVPGVRYDRIDDAGLHLTVGEQSTLLEVDTIVLCTGQDPRRDLYEALVADGGNVHLIGGADVAAELDAKRAIQQGTELAAAL